Genomic segment of Streptomyces sp. NA02950:
GCTCTCCTGGACCCGGGGCGCTCAGCGCCCCAGCATTCCCGCCACGGACGACGCTTGTGTGACGACGGCTTCCCAGCCGCCGAAGACGATGCTCAGCAGGACGGCCAGCGGCAGCACCATGGCCGCCGCGACCAAGGGATGACGGGTGCCCGACTTCGGGCTGCCGAACGCTTCGACAACCCGGCGCCGCCACGTCCGGATGACCGAACCTCCAGCCGTGTCCGCCATCGTCCCTCCTCCTTCACATCTGGGGCGGCGAGCGTCTGACCTCGGGGGACGAGTGCTGCGCCCGCCGCTTGACGACAACATTAGGGGCGCACCCAGGTGCTCGGCGTCATGCCTTCGTATCGATTGACGGGCCTCCCGGAGGATGACCCCGGACGGCCCCGAGTACTCCCCTGGGTGGAGACGCGTCCTTGGGACCTGGGGTCCTCCCGGAGGGGTCCGGGGTGCGGCCGCGGGAGCGGCCGGGGTGCGGCCCGCCCCCGGCGCCCTCCGCCCGCTACGCCCCCTCGCCCTCCCCCTCTTCTCCGCCGCTCCGCGGCACCGGCTGCTCCACCAGCGCCAGCACCCGGGTGGACATGAAGCGCGCGGTGCGCACAACGGACCCATTCCGGGTGACTTCGCTCACTTCCACCACCCCGCGCCGGACCGCGGTCTCCACCCGACGACCGGCCCTGCTCGCCGTGACTTCATACGTCCGGGTCGTGTCCCCGGCGTCCACCACTATCTCCACACGGTCACCCTTCACGGTCTCAATCCCCCTTCTGAGACGGCTGCTTGAGATCACGCACACCTGGGCGCGGGCGCGGATCGCCACCTTTCCGGCCCACTTCTCCAGGATCCCAGGGGGCACTGACAATCCGTCGGCCGACGCATGCGCCGCCTCTCAGCGCGCGGGGCCGTCAATCCGTAAGCTGTGCACGTCAGACGGACGGCAGTGGACGGCAGCGGATGGGGCTCCCCACGAGGGCTCAGACCAGGGCCCGGGGAAGGGCCCGCCCCACCGGAGGCAGGGGACGGACATGGCGATGATGCGGCTCCGGCGCGAGGACCCGCGTGTCGTCGGTTCCTTCCGCCTTCACCGGCGGCTCGGCGCGGGCGGTATGGGGGTGGTCTACCTCGGATCCGACCGGCGCGGACAGCGCGTGGCGCTGAAGGTGATCCGGCCGGATCTGGCGGAGGACCGGGAGTTCCGGTCCCGGTTCGCCCGTGAGGTGTCGGCCGCCCGGCGGATCCGCGGCGGCTGTACGGCGCGTCTGGTGGCCGCCGACCTCGAGGCCGACCGCCCATGGTTCGCCACCCAGTACGTACCCGGCCCGTCCCTGCACGACAAGGTGAACGAGGAGGGCCCGCTGCCCGCCGCGCAGGTGGCCTCGATCGGGTCGGCACTGGCCGAGGGGCTGTTGGCGGTCCATGAGGCCGGGGTGGTCCACCGCGACCTCAAACCGTCGAACATCCTGCTCTCCCCCAAGGGTCCGCGGATCATCGACTTCGGTATCGCCTGGGCGACCGGGGCCAGCACGCTGACCCATGTCGGCACGGCGGTGGGCTCGCCCGGCTTCCTCGCGCCCGAGCAGGTGCGGGGCGCGACGGTGACCCCGGCGACCGACGTCTTCGCGCTGGGCGCGACGCTCGCGTACGCCTCGACGGCGGACTCCCCCTTCGGGCACGGCAGTTCCGAGGTGATGCTGTACCGGGTGGTGCACGAGGAGCCCCATCTGATCGGGGTCCCGGACGCGCTGGCACCGCTGCTCCACGCCTGTCTGGCGAAGGATCCGGAGGACCGGCCCAGCACCCTGCAACTCTCACTGCGGCTGAAGGAGATCGCGGCGCGCGAGGCCCACGGCCAGGGCCACGGGTCCGGCCATGGCCACGGGTCCGGCCATGGCCAGGCGTACGGCGGCGGGCACGGACACGGCGGGTCGTACGGCGGCGCCGAGGCCCGGCCCCCCGGGCGGCGCGCCGACCAGTACGCGGATCAGCACACCGAGCGGCGGCCGGGGGGCACTCCGGCCCCCCGGGGGGCGTCGCAGCCGTCCCGGGGTTCCGCGGCGCGGGGTCCGGCGTCCCGGCCGGGGGCCGGTACCGGCGCGGGGCGTTCGACGGGGCGGAACACGCCGGCGCGTCCGGGCGTACCGCGCCGCCGTCCGGGTCCGCCCGCCCGTACCGTGCGGACGACGCCGAACGGGCGGCGTCCCGGCCGTCCGAACCCGCGGCTGATGCGGCAGCGCCTGACCGTGTTCGTGGTGGTGACGCTGCTGGTGGCGCTGGGGATCGCCGCGGCGAAGGGCTGCGAGGGCCCGGCGAACGGACTCGGCGCCCCACCCGGCGGCGCCTCGTCCACGGCCCCGGCCGGACACGACGGCCGGTGGCGTTAGGCCCGGATGGCGCGCTGGGCTCGCGACGTTGGGCCCGGTGGCACTGGACCCGG
This window contains:
- a CDS encoding serine/threonine-protein kinase is translated as MAMMRLRREDPRVVGSFRLHRRLGAGGMGVVYLGSDRRGQRVALKVIRPDLAEDREFRSRFAREVSAARRIRGGCTARLVAADLEADRPWFATQYVPGPSLHDKVNEEGPLPAAQVASIGSALAEGLLAVHEAGVVHRDLKPSNILLSPKGPRIIDFGIAWATGASTLTHVGTAVGSPGFLAPEQVRGATVTPATDVFALGATLAYASTADSPFGHGSSEVMLYRVVHEEPHLIGVPDALAPLLHACLAKDPEDRPSTLQLSLRLKEIAAREAHGQGHGSGHGHGSGHGQAYGGGHGHGGSYGGAEARPPGRRADQYADQHTERRPGGTPAPRGASQPSRGSAARGPASRPGAGTGAGRSTGRNTPARPGVPRRRPGPPARTVRTTPNGRRPGRPNPRLMRQRLTVFVVVTLLVALGIAAAKGCEGPANGLGAPPGGASSTAPAGHDGRWR